AGGTCAAGTTTTGGTATTAAGACTTTATTTAGTTTCAATGGCTTGTAGTAATAGACCAAAAAGCTGGCATATATTAAAGTAATTACAGGCCAGTGGTCAGATGGtataaaaaacatattaaaagggCCAGTAGAAGCAGTGTAATCTATTTGATTGAGACAAAAGCAGAACAGCAGCCTAGGAAGAGACATGACAAGATCAGATCCCTGAAAGCAAAAACTGTGCAAGCTATCCAGGAATGAACTTCAGAGACAGTTCTCCAAGGTAGCTTCTGGCAAAAAGGCAATTGGCTAAGAAGTACTACAACATCAGGAGAGGCAACCATTGAAGTCTTACTCATGTCCTTTTCCCACAAGTACTAGATCGCAAGGAAACACTTCAAGGAACTGAAGTAAGCCTGCTGGATAAACAGCATCAACCTCAATATCTTGAAGGTTCATTGTGAGGCAAAGCTAAGAAATTCTGCTTAGCCTCTGTCCTTTCAGTGACATCAGGACTAATGAAAGAACTTCAAGTCTTGCCCTCACTGTCATTCTCAGATAGTTCACTGGAGCGGAGTTACAGAACTGCTGGAACATATTTGCAACATCAGATCTTCTTTActtactatgtatttatttatttcattaatttatatgccaccccattaaCTCTAGGCAGTTAAAgtgatgcctcaacttatgaccataatccattccagaagatggatgtaactcgaaatggtcgtaagtcgaaacaccaattcccactgaaatgcactggaacgcgattaatccactccggccaaaataataataataaagcacacagcaagcccagttggaaaacgctggggctttaaaaaaaacaagcaaaccaaaaataaagcacacagcaagctccatcactggggctttaaaaaaacaaacaaaaaaccaaaaaataagGCACACAGCAAGCTCCAtcactggggcttaaaaaaaaaaaaccaaaataaagcacacagcaagctcagtcactggggctttaaaaagagagaggttacttacctgtaaccatggttctttgagtggttctctgtgaattcacatatgggtattgtctgcgcctgcgctgactctctcggaagagtctagagctaaaagtaacaattttatggtgtgatcctccatgagatatatgctcctcccacccaccatcttcctcagttccaAACTTATCCGCCGGGTGTAAAGGAAACAATTAAGTAAGTAGCCAATTAACCcgtgacggacagtggggaaggatgggtgggttgtgtgaatttacagagaaccactcaaagaaccatggttacaggtaagtaacctctttttcgtggtctctgtgaatgcacacatatgggtgactagcaagctgcacttaccggttggtgggtcatcacggtaagaaggatgacaggacatctctgccaaatgcagcatcttggcatGCTCTGACGTCCAGCCAATAGTGTTTGACGAACGTCGCCGGCGTAGACCAAGTGGCAGCATGACAGATGTCAGGGACCTCGGTGCCACAgtgaaaggcagtagaggtggacaacGCTCTGGCAGAATGAGCTGTCAGATGCTGTGGAGGAGTTTTCTCCGACAGACTGTAAGCCAGAGAAATACTTTGTACTATCCAGCGTGCTATGGATTGAGAAGAGGCTGGGTGCCCCTTGTTcgggccatggaaacacaggaaaaGTTTGCTGGATTTCCTGATGGATTTAGTCCTTTCGACATAGAAGGCCAAAGCATGTCTGACATCGAGGGTGTGGAGCATATGTTCCAGGGGCGAAGATGGGGACTTGAAAAAGCACAGAAGTATGATGGGCTGATTgaggtggaagtcggagaccacttTAGGGAGAAATGAAACATCAaagtaaagagtcactttatcagAGTGGAATTGAATAAAGGGAGGATCAGCCTGGAGGGCGGCGAGCTCGCTGGCTCTTTTGGCCGATGTAATAGCGACTAAGAAGGCCGTTTTGAGGATGAGGAACTTGAACTCAATACATGCCATCGGTTCGAAAGGATGTCGTATAAGGGTGTTGAGAACCAGTTGCAGCGACCACTGGGGAGTGATGCGTTGCTGAAGGGGGCACATGTTGTTAAGCCCCTTGAGAAACTTTTTGACAGTTGGGTGGGAAAACAACTTGGAAGAAGGTGAGTCGTCTGGCTGGTGAGCCATAATTGCTGACAGGTAGACTCGCATTGTAGATTGAGAGAGACCAAACTCGAAGAGGTGAAGAAGGTAAGTAAGCACAGTCTTTAGGGAGACGGGTACAGCAGGTAAGCTGTTGTCATGAGTGTATTTCAGGAAGGATTTCCACTTATTCTCATATAGGAGAGTGGTAGAAGGTTTACGGGCTCGAAGGAGGACCTGCATCACttcgggagtatcctccaggctGAAAGACTGAGAGAGGCGACATCGGGGTGAAGGACGAGGCCGTGGTCGAGCGAGAGAAGATCTGGACGGAGAGGAAGACGGAACATGTCCGACGACATCGtgaccaggtgagtgaaccatggctggcgagGCCAGAACGGGGCGATCAATATTGCGTTGGCTCCGTCGTGCCGGAGGCAAAGAATGACCCTCTGAATGAGGGGAAGCGGGGGGAATGCATACAGAAGATCTTGGGACCAGTCCATGAGGAACGCATCCCCGAGAGAGGCAGTTTCTCTTCCTGCTCTGGAGCAGAATCGGGGACATTTTTTGTTGGTTTCGGAAGCAAAAAGGTCCAGTGAAGGGGTGCCCCATCTGTGGCACAGCCGTCGGAATATGACATTGCTCAGAGCCCATTCGTGTGTCCGTGTTGGGAGCCGACTGAGGCGGTCCGCTAAGGTGTTGTCGTACATGGAGATGTGGACGGTAATGGGAAAGACATGGTtggaatagcaccactcccaaaggtcGACAGCTAGGTAGAGGAGAGAGGGGGAGTGTGTGCCGCTTTGCTTGTTGACGTAGAAGAGTGTGGTGGTGTTGTCCATCACCAACTGCACTACTTGGCTCCATATTaggggaagaaaggcatggaaCGCTTTGATGATGGctagcagttccaggtgatttaTGTGGAGCGGAAGCTCCTGTGCTGACCATAGCCCGTGGAGCCTGTGCTGTtggcagtgagctccccagcccGTGGGGCTGGAATCGGTTGTGACCTGTATCGACGGTCGCAGCGGGGAGAAAGACCTGCCGATGAGGAGATAGTGTGGGGAAGTCCACCAATCGAGTTGGGAGGCCACTTCTGGCGTTACCCTCAATAAAGAGTATGGAGGGTCCGTGACTGGATCGAACAGGGAAAGGAACCAGGCCTgcagggatctcattttgagtctGGCGTGCTGGACGACAGCCGTCGTCAATGCCATGAGCCCAAGGAGATGCTGGGCATGATGCGCAGAGACGAACTGCTGATTTTGAAACATGTGAAACGCTTTTTGGATTTTCGCGATTCTTTCGAGGGGTAGGAACGCTCATGCGCGGAGGGAATCTCTCTCTATTCCAATgaactttgctgtttgttttgggagCAGATGTGATTTTTCGATGTTGACCCTGAGACCGAGGGTATGCAGGGTGAGAAGTGTCATGTCCCGGGCTCGTATGGTGTCGTGGTACGATGCCGCCATGATAAGCCAGTCATTGATGTAGGGATAATGTTTATGCCGTGGAGCCGGAGGAAGGCGGCtaccggtgccatgcactttttgaaagtccgggaggcagtagagAGCCCGAATGGGAGTGCAGGGAACTGGTAGGCAATGCCGTTGAAGTGGAACCAAAGGAATTTCCAATGATCCGGATGAATAGAGATGTGAAAATATGCATCTTGCAGGTTGATgattatgaaccagtctccctgcgaaAGTAAAGGAATAATAGAGTCCAGTGTGAGCATGCGGAACTTGTGGGGAAAAATGAAGCGGGTCCGAGATAGGACGAAGTCCCCTGTCCTTTTTAGGGAAAGTAAAGTACTTGGAGTAGAAGCCTTTGTAAGAGTGCAATGGTGGGACTGGAGAAATGGCGTTCTTTTGGATGAGCTTGGTAACCTTGTCTTGCAGGGTAGAGGAGTACGAGGTGTAACggatgtcatgaatttgattatgaaaattgtaaaagtagaatagagatggattttgtttcataacagcaacgaaacaactagaagctgactgatgtccaggtgttaattaggaagaaaaaattgtacaaggtcagttctttttccagcagaagaaaaaaaaagtaaagaagaacaagatgacccttatcttatcaaaactccaacggacaaggacacaacagcttaatttaagaaagatgggcgaagagacagaagaaggactgagaagagagatgggggagagtttgcttgcacgacagccagagacgacacacggagagagatgcatctggcagaactttaatttgaagactgcgtaagaatgttaatttaagatatagctagactgtctattgttttcgttttatagaggaaatatctggtggtgaaggctggggtATTGGAAATAGTTAATGACGTTATTATGCTTTAATATGTTTGTTTGAAtgctatcttgttttaataaaagataaaaagacaatttgtctgtaagttggctccttgtttagaccacagctactatggtaaaattggctactttaaaaatatattatttgatctggccgCGTTTaagctaccaaattagggtcctaaagtaataaaaaaggaagagcagaccttccagattgtttatttaaaatcgagacagacttgggtgaaggagtgagaagtcgcctagggcaaaattacaggacccgattttgctgtcaagagggacggatcattccggatccctctctgtctcgtgtaaaggcagttctaaggaacgcttttaccacaacgGTTAAAACCCAAAGGGGGTAAAGTGGAAAACTCTATGAGGTATCCATGTACTATTATGGACAGAACCCATTTGTCAGAAGTAATGGCCTGCCAACGGTGGAAGAAGGGGGCCAGCCTGGTAGAGTTCAGAGGGGGCCTGAGAAGAGGGTGACTGGGACGAATGTTAATACTGCTTACCCTTTTGTTGTCCTTTACGAAAGGACTGTCGCTGACGCAGAAGGGACTGTTGCTTGTATGATGCCATAAGAGGCTGCGGCGCCGGCAGCGATCTGTCAGTTTGTTGCGGGCGGTATTGCTTATAAGGCTGAAACCGTTGAAATTGGTATTGATTGGGGTAGAACTGACCTGAAAGATAAAACGGTCATTGATAAGAGGTAGACGGTTGGACCGAGTATGAACGCGCAGTTTTGCGTTTCTTATGAAAGTCCTCCATGGTGTCATCGGTCGATTGGTTAAAGAGGCCGACACCATCAAAAGGTAGGTCCTCAATCCTGGACTTGGTGTCGTCCGAAATTGTCGAGGATTTGAGCCAGGCATGGCGATGGATGGAGATGGAGGTCACCAGAGTTTTGGCAGCCTCTTTGGCGGCGTGTCGGGCCGCAATCCTCTGATATTTAGCCAGGTGAATGGCCTGGACATGGATGTTAATGAGGTCAGGCCTGACAGGTTCGGGAATTGCATCTAGCAATGGAAGGACTTGGTTCCAGAGATAACGCTGGAAAGCACCCATGGTTGCTTGGTAGCTGATGCTCTGAAGCAGAAAGGCTTGCAGGGAGTAGATTCATTTGGACAACGTGTCCAACTTTTTGCTGTCCTTATTGGTAAAATAGGTTTGGCCTTGGCATGAGCTCGAGCTTGACTCGATTCCACGATGATGGAATTTGGCACTGGATGCCTGGTCAGGAATTCAGCCTCAACGCCATAGGTCCTGTAAAGGCCATCAGTACGGCGAGAAATCTGCATAGTGGAAGGGGTTTTTCCCCAGGTGTCCTTAATGAGTCGAAGGATAGACTTATTAAAGGGCAAGCTCAACGGAGCAACCCGTTCTTGGTCGATGTCATCAAACACTGGGTCGACGTCAACGGGCGGAGGCTGTTCTGCATTGAGATTTAGGGCTTGTGCCATCTGGAACACCAAGTGGGTGTAAGAGGAAAAATCGTCTGAAGAAGACGAGGTGTGACTGCCCCTCATATCGGGGGGTGGAGGAGGCAGTTCGGGCTCATGAGAGGATTTGGAGTGCTGTGGCTCTGTAGAAGCTGGTGACCCTGGGGAGGAAGGGTAGTCAGACTGAGCAAGGCCCTCAGTTGGTGGGGCTTGGTGCCGCTGTGTCGGTAAAGTCTCGAAATGATCCCGAGAGGGAATCGGGTCTGGCGCCGGGGTAGGGTGTGAAATTGGGACTGAAAGGACCGTAGCAAGTCTCGCGGCCGGTTCAGATGATGCAATGGGGCGCGGCGAGAGTGACAGGGCCGCTGTACCAGGAGCCATCGTATGGGACCGATGCAGATCCATGGAAGGGGCTGCCAAAGGGGGATCCGGCGTCAGTTGGGGGCGCTTAGCCTGATCGGGCTGGTACCGATCATAGAAGGACTGCCAGATATAGGGGTCAAAGCACTGGAAAGGTGCCATCAGAAAGTGGCAGAAATCGCCCTGGGGCGCGACGGGCCTCGGCGGGAAAGTGTGCTTTCGTTTCTCCGTTTTCTTTCGCGGAGGAGAACGGGGAGCCTCCGGTTCTGATGCCGAGCTTTCAACTGCCCGCCCTGATTCGgggttggaatgggctgaggctgggctggacTGTGTCGCAGCCGCATTGAGGCGAATGCTCGGAGTACTGAGGGGAATCGAAGAAGGACTCACTGGTTCATGGGGCTCATCTCCATCCAAGATTAGATAGGGGGCTTCCCTCGAGGACTCCTCGAGAATGGGAGAAGGTAGAGAGGGTAGAAGGGGCTCCACAGCAGGAGGCTTCTCCCTCCTGGGCCTCTTGGAAgtaggttttggtttttttttcggGCCCACATCGGGTGCCCGAGCTTTCCCAGAGGAAGGCATGTTGTGCTTACCAGATGACTTTACTTTCTCaacagtgtccttagctggtagcaCGGAAATGGAGTCAGAAGTAGATTGACCTGCTGGAATTCGGTCCGCTGAGAGAGCGGGAGATCTAGCCGCCTCTGAGGATGTAGCAGGGGGGTTCATGGCCGTTTGCCACAGGTAAGATCTGAGTCTTTTAGAGTCTCTGCTTAAGTGTCGGCTTGGTAAGTTTTTTGCAAGCAGGGCACAAATGGGTCTGGTGCTCCTCACCCAGACAAAAAAGACACTGTTTGTGACCGTCTGAGAGTGCGATTTTGTTCGCACATGTTGTACAGTGCTTGAAAGGCAACGGTGAGGCCATGCGAGACAAATTGAGGAGGCAAacaggaaaaagggaaggggaaggagaaaggaggggggaagaaaaaccAGCGGGAAGCCAATCTAGGCTAACAAAAGGCTAGGAGGATCACTTCACTAGTGTAATAAACTGCAACAAAAGCTCAAAGAGCCTAGAAAAGATAGCCTAAAGGCAAAAGCGAAGCGCTCTAGtttcctgagaaccgttcagcttggcggaaaaaaggaactgaggaagatggtggatgggaggagcatatacctcatggaggatcacaccataaaattgttacttttaactctagaatcttccgagagagtcagcgcagctgcagacaatacccatatgtgttcattcacagagaccacgaaaaagaaacacacacacacacacaaagcacacagcaagcttcatcactggggctttaaaaaaacacaaaaaataaagcacacagcaagttctgtcgctggggctttaaaaaaaaataataacaaaaaataaacaacacagcaagccccattggaagggctggggctgaaaaataaacacataaaaacacacacaaaaaaatcacaacacagaaacataacaccccccccccaaaccaaacccactgcaaaaccctgtaaatgtacttactcagaagtagaaagcagcaccaggctgtcccaagcctcctccaacgcacacactctaaccgttggggcgaaagagctacaaagaagcccTCTAACTttaattccccaccttttccacctgcctcttttgatcacaactcgaagctccggctacaatttgaaacaaaatgttgcagctggaactggttgcaactcaaaatggtcgcaTGTCAGGAGAGTcgtaagttgagacaccactgtaacagTCAATGAAATCAGAGAAACAAAGCCAAGGAAAAGAACATAGAAATCATAGCAATAAAATCATAACAGATTCAAAACCTGGATGgtgtaacatttttattataaaTTAGCAGGGCATGAAACAAAAATTTGTATGAAGTTGCAATCAAAAGTCTCTCTGAAGAGCAACATCTTCAGCATCCTCTTAAAGGTTGGCAGGGAGGAGGCCAGGCACACCTCAACTGCGAGCTGGTTCCAAAGAGTTGGTGTCACAGCCAAGAAGGCGCCGTTTCCAGTTGCTGTTTTCCTGGTCTCCTTTGGCATGGTCCCCTGGAGGAGCatggcctgggaggatctggtggattAGGTAGATGATCCTGGAGAAAGACACTCCGCCAAGTAACTGGGTCCCAAATAATGAAGGGCTTTATAACTGAGTACCAAAACCATGAACTTAACTCAGGACGGCACAGATAACCACTGCAGACAAGCCAGGACTAGACAGATATGATAAAATTTACTTACAACCACCACCAGCCTTCTGACTGCATTCTAAACCTGCTGCAGTCTCCAGATAAACCTCAAGGGAAACCTCATATAAGGAGTGTTACTGTAGTTGATCTTGGAGATCACCAGCACACACCCCAGCATTCTGAAGGATCCCTCGGTAGGAGTGGAGCTGGGTgataaggaaatcaaccctgagtgctcactggaaggacagatcttgaagctgaggctccaatactttggccatctcatgagaagagaagactccttggaaaagaccctgatgctgggaaagtgtgagggcaagaggagaaggggacgacagaggataagatggtttggacagtgtcatagaagctaccaacatgaatttgaccaaactccaggaggtagtggaagacaggagcgcctggcgtgctgtggtccatgggtcacgaagagtcggacactacttaatgactaaacaacaacaattagaaaaAGCTAATCTAATTAATGGTATAAGTTTTAAAGATAGAACTAAAATTGTTTTTGTCATTTATACATTATTAACAACAGAAGACCC
The Pogona vitticeps strain Pit_001003342236 chromosome 1, PviZW2.1, whole genome shotgun sequence genome window above contains:
- the METTL15 gene encoding 12S rRNA N(4)-cytidine methyltransferase METTL15 isoform X1, with product MSVPTPRKNRENPKSVSHVSKSAVRLCASCPASPWAHGIDDGCRPARQTQNEIPAGLVPFPVRSSHGPSILFIEGNARSGLPTRLVDFPTLSPHRQVFLPAATVDTGHNRFQPHGLGSSLPTAQAPRAMVSTGASAPHKSPGTASHHQSVPCLSSPNMEPSSAVGDGQHHHTLLRQQAKRHTLPLSPLPSCRPLGVVLFQPCLSHYRPHLHVRQHLSGPPQSAPNTDTRMGSEQCHIPTAVPQMGHPFTGPFCFRNQQKMSPILLQSRKRNCLSRGCVPHGLVPRSSVCIPPASPHSEGHSLPPARRSQRNIDRPVLASPAMVHSPGHDVVGHVPSSSPSRSSLARPRPRPSPRCRLSQSFSLEDTPEVMQVLLRARKPSTTLLYENKWKSFLKYTHDNSLPAVPVSLKTVLTYLLHLFEFGLSQSTMRVYLSAIMAHQPDDSPSSKLFSHPTVKKFLKGLNNMCPLQQRITPQWSLQLVLNTLIRHPFEPMACIEFKFLILKTAFLVAITSAKRASELAALQADPPFIQFHSDKVTLYFDVSFLPKVVSDFHLNQPIILLCFFKSPSSPLEHMLHTLDVRHALAFYVERTKSIRKSSKLFLCFHGPNKGHPASSQSIARWIVQSISLAYSLSEKTPPQHLTAHSARALSTSTAFHCGTEVPDICHAATWSTPATFVKHYWLDVRACQDAAFGRDVLSSFLP
- the METTL15 gene encoding 12S rRNA N(4)-cytidine methyltransferase METTL15 isoform X2 — encoded protein: MNPPATSSEAARSPALSADRIPAGQSTSDSISVLPAKDTVEKVKSSGKHNMPSSGKARAPDVGPKKKPKPTSKRPRREKPPAVEPLLPSLPSPILEESSREAPYLILDGDEPHEPVSPSSIPLSTPSIRLNAAATQSSPASAHSNPESGRAVESSASEPEAPRSPPRKKTEKRKHTFPPRPVAPQGDFCHFLMAPFQCFDPYIWQSFYDRYQPDQAKRPQLTPDPPLAAPSMDLHRSHTMAPGTAALSLSPRPIASSEPAARLATVLSVPISHPTPAPDPIPSRDHFETLPTQRHQAPPTEGLAQSDYPSSPGSPASTEPQHSKSSHEPELPPPPPDMRGSHTSSSSDDFSSYTHLVFQMAQALNLNAEQPPPVDVDPVFDDIDQERVAPLSLPFNKSILRLIKDTWGKTPSTMQISRRTDGLYRTYGVEAEFLTRHPVPNSIIVESSQARAHAKAKPILPIRTAKSWTRCPNESTPCKPFCFRASATKQPWVLSSVISGTKSFHC